One genomic region from Anopheles bellator chromosome 2, idAnoBellAS_SP24_06.2, whole genome shotgun sequence encodes:
- the LOC131210580 gene encoding diphthine methyltransferase yields the protein MELEFRTCAVYDTKQSADSVEWCPHPEGEALFVCGTYQLESNDQSTGGSDRKGRVFLFRFHDIDTGERHPDDDDNRSLTVLQTLERSAVLDQKWNPSQCDRLAVAGSDGTIHVYALADIETPRLESQVMRSLLDEESPVLALSLDWSREGGRMVVSDSGGTVNLLSFDSELKIINRWKAHSFEAWTAAFSRHNENVVYSGGDDSLLCIHDLRCPGVPVSKNKSHTAGVTSLLSFEHREHILLTGSYDGKVRLFDERQMKADVTQVDLVGGIWRLRPNPRCPDQILCACMYENFSTIQLTADLGLVKTGAYDAHDSICYGCDWQVVSPNRSPTNDTYVATCSFYDHKLCVSKVVSLYR from the exons ATGGAACTCGAGTTTCGAACGTGCGCTGTTTACGACACTAAGCAGTCGGCCGACTCCGTCGAATGGTGTCCACACCCGGAAGGAGAGGCTCTATTCGTCTGCGGAACCTACCAACTTGAGTCGAATGACCAATCAACTGGCGGCTCCGATCGGAAAGGACGggtgttcctttttcggttccaCGATATTGATACGGGGGAACGACAccccgacgatgacgacaaccGGAGCTTGACGGTGCTGCAAACACTAGAGCGAAGTGCCGTTTTAGACCAGAAGTGGAATCCTTCCCAATGCGATCGGCTAGCCGTGGCCGGTTCCGATGGAACGATCCACGTGTACGCATTGGCCGACATCGAAACGCCTCGATTGGAATCCCAAGTGATGCGCAGCTTGCTTGACGAAGAATCCCCCGTGTTGGCACTGTCGCTTGATTGGAGCCGCGAGGGTGGTCGTATGGTCGTCAGCGACTCCGGTGGCACCGTGAATCTGCTTAGCTTCGATAGCGAACTCAAAATTATTAATCGTTGGAAAGCGCACAGCTTCGAAGCATGGACAGCAGCGTTCAGTCGGCATAATGAGAACGTCGTCTACAGTG GCGGAGATGATAGCCTTCTATGCATACACGATCTGCGCTGTCCCGGTGTACCGGTGagtaaaaacaaaagccaCACCGCAGGTGTTACCTCGCTATTGTCATTCGAGCACCGGGAGCACATCCTGCTAACGGGGAGCTACGACGGCAAGGTGCGCCTCTTCGACGAGCGACAGATGAAGGCCGATGTAACGCAGGTCGACCTGGTGGGTGGAATATGGAGGCTCCGGCCAAATCCTCGCTGTCCCGACCAAATCTTGTGCGCTTGTATGTACGAAAACTTCAGCACAATACAACTGACGGCCGATCTCGGTTTGGTGAAAACCGGAGCTTACGATGCGCATGATAGCATTTGCTACGGATGCGATTGGCAAGTGGTGAGTCCCAACCGTAGCCCAACAAACGATACATACGTGGCCACCTGTTCCTTCTACGACCACAAGCTATGCGTCTCGAAAGTGGTTTCACTTTACCGGTGA
- the LOC131210457 gene encoding gamma-aminobutyric acid receptor subunit beta-like isoform X1, protein MGKGKGGGSGGGGGGGGAGQGGGAPQLVHQPKVAMTLKVVLGVKPVEIKEERRVAKSDGLPTFNPFPGNYPTPTFFRKR, encoded by the exons ATGGGCAAAGGCAAgggcggtggttccggtggtggtggcggtggcggtggggccgGCCAGGGTGGTGGT GCCCCCCAGCTGGTGCACCAGCCAAAGGTGGCAATGACGCTAAAGGTGGTGCTGGGGGTAAAGCCGGTGGAGATAAAGGAGGAAAGAAGGGTGGCAAAAAGTGATGGCCTGCCGACGTTCAATCCATTCCCTGGCAACTATCCCACACCGACGTTCTTCCGGAAGCGATAG
- the LOC131210457 gene encoding forkhead box protein D1-like isoform X2 encodes MGKGKGGGSGGGGGGGGAGQGGGKKGPPAGAPAKGGNDAKGGAGGKAGGDKGGKKGGKK; translated from the exons ATGGGCAAAGGCAAgggcggtggttccggtggtggtggcggtggcggtggggccgGCCAGGGTGGTGGT AAAAAAGGCCCCCCAGCTGGTGCACCAGCCAAAGGTGGCAATGACGCTAAAGGTGGTGCTGGGGGTAAAGCCGGTGGAGATAAAGGAGGAAAGAAGGGTGGCAAAAAGTGA
- the LOC131207347 gene encoding erythroid differentiation-related factor 1 produces MDDAEIERCPPVATVSVPEELQVKSNAIVRFLNVQSTVPFARLKCNTNLNMPPSNWLSNSANSYGLGQFLSHQAGFSSFRMANMFPDCVGGVDVVSDAENIKRLLKLPYSRKSVISMIVHRIENTLLIDEFDVANYLLRQEESEWQWLRSFLLENIMKSLSDSEQKLLLHPKTREVFRQKYLTSKFLYHSLQESGEQGLAAEVAAPNDCAPYKVLPLAGPVLPEPTRDEHLPDAQQTNHVFNRNVIWTFEDIRMLIGTDMPIFGGANRPCISLRLRDEAKPINVLTGIDYWLDNLMCNVPEVVMCYHLDGIVQRYELIKTEDLPRLENSEFSPQLIRNVAQNILAFLKANVTKAGHTYWLFKARNDDVVKLYDLTTLCNGTDGTAEGDEAPDGLPGTKHSPMGGNGANGGTANRERHRSPGGADGASPIADQNPFTVPVAMLLYTVARNMKNSVEGGGTLPASKAGAIRTLLNNCIKLLPKEKYPQIVTSSHYILSDLHIPADTDPGCPKFNSDVEEEDDDEKAFLFGERNSTEPSEHDVLDDTAEEEDGSQSHEGKFETAIKSIQDTLKEYKGDVGERLGKHNSRPAPLLCDTAERCRIALQHIVDGLQCLQYFDSYEEQKQREKQKEAERRRIIHEEMHQNMVEPDSAIPLPYERLRTGEALRQANPDSPIPMGWKETTGRPDGAEDGDEKLSPGKVKKRSKRNKHSERQKKPGKPNQPVEGSETPGVGTDPRALLLKGQLGVIKSWNVHLKILLFEKACLVYATMAEQQYGQQNYGTTLRHLYSAIRCQQVVTKYIAFVSSQRGLLLGRAGDCFFQLAKQWDNIGQYMEQFRTEQRLDQLIMEELVKDIGVEVENALPTPTENVEQLMMTSCGCYETAIACATTKDAQDELRRRLGSVRNELGVKYMHWAQEEYQRYWEANPLDTVDDVPEPAGDGRGEEPLYQLLAKKSYDSLQKGVTLFEAVADTTNLAFLLCNMGRFMRFRAHIHLVGERPNNVNVQKKFYHEAFGYYQRALATLGTRKEHPELWSLVTWELSTATFNLAKQLQDHNVINPDSKGTPSTEEIEQEVVEMLQRALKLCDQDNSGPKQVLYSFRAALIHHRIASYYHMSYRKTVDEQRRKTVLQLTKLHYEKAAKTFESLTEPQEFLQIQLERIALQEYQCEQSQATAAKTRHLLVALELCKQALPLVDQLASTSKSQVGDVPSSAADVAGVEELQKLLDLFEKRLQVILRTLTKLSLIAAGKKDTSAAVERNAAHYKALFAVALLKRPATTTDDIARESANATNAEYALHLASILRKICDLDRDHEAASR; encoded by the exons ATGGATGATGCAGAAATCGAACGCTGTCCGCCCGTAGCGACTGTCTCGGTGCCGGAAGAGCTGCAGGTAAAATCGAACGCCATCGTGCGCTTCCTGAACGTGCAGAGCACGGTACCGTTCGCCCGCCTTAAGTGCAACACTAACCTCAACATGCCGCCTTCGAACTGGCTCAGCAATTCGGCAAACTCGTACGGTCTCGGTCAGTTCCTGTCACATCAGGCCGGTTTCAGTAGCTTCCGGATGGCCAACATGTTTCCGGATTGCGTCGGTGGTGTCGATGTGGTGTCGGACgcagaaaacattaaacggcTCCTGAAGCTACCGTATTCGCGCAAAAGCGTCATCTCGATGATAGTGCACCGGATCGAAAATACGCTTCTGATCGACGAGTTCGATGTGGCCAACTATCTGCTGCGGCAGGAGGAAAGTGAATGGCAGTGGTTGCGCTCGTTCCTCCTGGAAAACATCATGAAAAGTTTGAGTGACAGTGAGCAGAAGTTGTTGCTGCATCCGAAAACCCGCGAAGTGTTCCGCCAAAAGTACCTGACGTCGAAGTTTCTCTACCACAGTCTGCAGGAATCCGGCGAACAGGGTTTGGCGGCCGAAGTCGCTGCTCCAAATGATTGCGCACCATACAAAGTGCTTCCATTGGCAGGGCCCGTTCTGCCGGAACCGACGCGCGACGAGCACTTGCCGGATgcccaacaaaccaaccacgTGTTTAACCGGAACGTCATCTGGACGTTCGAAGACATCCGCATGCTGATCGGTACCGATATGCCGATCTTTGGCGGTGCCAACCGACCGTGCATCAGTTTACGGTTGCGTGACGAAGCGAAACCGATCAACGTGCTCACCGGAATCGATTACTGGCTGGACAATCTGATGTGCAACGTGCCCGAGGTGGTGATGTGCTACCACCTCGATGGGATCGTGCAGCGGTACGAGTTGATCAAAACTGAAGATCTTCCACGGCTCGAGAATTCGGAGTTTTCCCCGCAGTTAATCCGCAACGTGGCGCAAAATATTCTCGCCTTTCTCAAAGCGAACGTCACGAAGGCGGGCCACACGTACTGGTTGTTTAAGGCGCGTAACGACGACGTGGTCAAGTTGTACGATCTGACGACACTGTGCAACGGCACCGACGGTACAGCGGAAGGGGACGAAGCGCCTGATGGTCTCCCGGGGACGAAACACTCACCAATGGGCGGGAACGGTGCAAACGGCGGCACCGCCAATAGGGAACGGCACCGTTCACCGGGTGGAGCCGACGGTGCTTCACCGATTGCGGATCAAAATCCATTCACCGTTCCAGTCGCGATGCTACTGTACACCGTGGCgcgaaatatgaaaaactccGTCGAAGGAGGCGGAACCTTGCCGGCCTCGAAAGCTGGTGCGATACGAACACTGCTAAATAACTGCATTAAACTGTTACCGAAGGAAAAGTATCCCCAAATCGTGACCTCATCGCACTACATTCTGTCCGATCTACACATCCCGGCGGATACGGATCCTG GTTGCCCAAAGTTCAATTCCGACGTTgaagaggaggacgacgatgaaaaGGCATTTCTCTTTGGGGAACGCAACTCAACAGAGCCGTCTGAACACGACGTTTTAGACGATACGGCAGAGGAAGAGGATGGTTCGCAGAGTCACGAAGGCAAATTTGAAACAGCAATCAAGAGCATCCAGGATACGCTAAAGGAGTACAAGGGGGATGTCGGAGAAAGGCTGGGAAAGCACAACTCCCGTCCGGCCCCGTTACTGTGCGATACGGCCGAGAGGTGTCGCATTGCACTGCAGCACATTGTCGACGGGTTGCAGTGCTTGCAGTACTTCGACAGCTACGAGGAGCAAAAGCAGCGGGAAAAGCAGAAAGAAGCCGAACGGCGGCGCATCATTCACGAGGAAATGCATCAAAATATGGTCGAACCGGACAGTGCCATCCCTTTGCCATACGAGCGGCTACGAACGGGAGAGGCATTGAGGCAAGCAAATCCGGACTCACCCATCCCGATGGGCTGGAAGGAGACTACCGGTCGACCGGATGGTGCAGAGGACGGTGATGAGAAACTGTCTCCCGGGAAAGTTAAAAAGCGCTCCAAACGAAACAAGCATTCGGAGCGGCAGAAGAAACCGGGCAAACCCAACCAACCTGTAGAAGGTTCCGAAACTCCCGGTGTTGGGACGGATCCGCGTGCCCTACTGTTGAAGGGGCAACTCGGTGTGATCAAATCATGGAACGTACATTTAAAGATTCTGCTCTTCGAGAAGGCGTGCCTAGTGTACGCCACGATGGCCGAACAACAGTACGGGCAACAGAACTATGGCACAACATTGCGGCACCTCTACTCTGCCATTCGCTGCCAGCAGGTGGTCACGAAGTACATTGCGTTCGTTTCGTCGCAGCGTGGTTTGCTGCTCGGCCGCGCAGGCGACTGCTTTTTCCAGCTGGCCAAGCAATGGGACAACATTGGCCAGTATATGGAGCAGTTCCGGACGGAGCAGCGACTCGATCAGCTAATCATGGAGGAACTGGTGAAGGACATTGGCGTAGAAGTGGAAAATGCACTTCCAACACCGACGGAGAATGTCGAGCAGCTGATGATGACAAGCTGCGGGTGCTACGAGACGGCGATCGCTTGTGCGACGACGAAGGATGCACAGGATGAGCTGCGACGGCGCTTGGGAAGTGTGCGTAACGAGCTTGGCGTGAAGTACATGCACTGGGCGCAGGAAGAGTACCAGCGGTACTGGGAGGCCAACCCACTGGACACGGTCGACGACGTCCCGGAGCCGGCTGGAGATGGCCGAGGAGAGGAACCACTGTATCAACTGTTGGCCAAGAAGTCGTACGACTCCCTGCAGAAAGGAGTCACTCTGTTTGAGGCGGTGGCCGATACCACAAACTTGGCATTTTTACTTTGCAACATGGGCCGCTTCATGCGCTTCCGGGCACACATACATCTTGTCGGTGAAAG ACCGAACAACGTGAATGTGCAGAAAAAGTTCTACCACGAAGCATTCGGTTACTATCAGCGTGCCCTCGCGACGTTGGGGACGCGTAAAGAGCACCCGGAACTGTGGTCACTGGTGACCTGGGAGCTCTCGACTGCCACTTTCAATCTCGCCAAACAGCTACAGGATCACAACGTTATTAACCCAGATAGCAAGGGTACGCCGTCGACGGAGGAAATCGAACAGGAGGTGGTAGAAATGTTGCAGCGAGCACTGAAACTGTGCGATCAGGACAACAGTGGCCCCAAGCAGGTACTTTACTCCTTTCGAGCGGCCCTGATTCATCACCG GATTGCTTCCTACTACCACATGTCCTATCGCAAAACAGTGGACGAACAGCGGCGCAAGACGGTGCTACAGCTAACGAAACTGCACTACGAGAAGGCGGCCAAAACTTTCGAAAGCCTCACGGAACCGCAAGAGTTTCTGCAGATTCAACTGGAGCGCATCGCCTTGCAGGAGTACCAGTGCGAGCAGTCGCAAGCGACCGCGGCCAAGACGCGCCACCTACTGGTGGCCCTCGAACTGTGCAAACAAGCGCTACCGTTGGTGGACCAACTGGCATCGACCAGCAAATCGCAGGTCGGCGACGTGCCCTCGAGTGCGGCTGACGTTGCCGGTGTCGAAGAGTTGCAGAAATTGCTCGATCTTTTCGAGAAACGGTTGCAGGTGATACTGCGAACGCTGACGAAACTCTCGCTCATCGCGGCCGGAAAGAAGGACACGAGCGCTGCGGTCGAACGCAATGCGGCCCACTATAAGGCACTGTTTGCGGTGGCCCTACTGAAGCGCCCtgccacgacgacggacgaTATTGCACGCGAAAGTGCAAACGCAACGAACGCTGAATATGCCTTACATTTAGCCAGCATTTTACGCAAAATATGTGATCTCGATCGTGACCACGAAGCGGCGTCAAGGTGA
- the LOC131212008 gene encoding peroxiredoxin-5, mitochondrial → MNSLVLPSCAIIRSCVPSRCGRRFQPLLVGATAKFHTSKMVLIKEGDKVPSIDLFEDSPANKINLANLCAGKKVILFAVPGAFTPGCSKTHLPGYVEKAGELKSSGVAEVVCVSVNDPFVMSAWGKAHNAAGKVRMLADPAAVFTKALDLGTELPPLGGLRSKRYSMVLEDGVVKSLNVEPDGTGLSCSLADKIKL, encoded by the exons ATGAATTCGCTCGTGCTGCCATCGTGCGCCATCATTAGGTCCTGTGTCCCGAGCCGGTGCGGACGACGTTTTCAACCCCTGCTCGTCGGCGCGACTGCAAAGTTTCACACGTCAAAGATGGTGCTCATTAAG GAAGGCGACAAGGTGCCCTCGATTGACCTGTTCGAGGATTCGCCGGCCAACAAAATAAACCTTGCGAATCTCTGCGCCGGCAAGAAGGTGATACTGTTTGCCGTGCCTGGTGCCTTCACGCCCGGCTGCTCCAAGACGCACCTGCCCGGGTACGTCGAGAAGGCAGGTGAACTGAAATCGTCTGGTGTCGCCGAAGTTGTGTGCGTCTCGGTGAACGATCCGTTCGTGATGTCGGCCTGGGGCAAGGCCCACAACGCGGCCGGCAAGGTACGCATGTTGGCCGATCCGGCGGCTGTCTTTACGAAGGCACTCGATCTCGGTACCGAACTGCCACCCCTCGGAGGTCTCCGTTCCAAGCGCTACTCGATGGTGCTGGAGGACGGTGTGGTGAAGTCGTTGAACGTGGAACCGGACGGTACCGGCCTGTCCTGCTCGTTGGCCGACAAGATTAAGCTGTAA
- the LOC131207348 gene encoding DNA polymerase zeta subunit 2, translating to MGSPTENMESDVIIEMIEIYVNAILYKRKLYPEAVFRVRKAYNIPVYISVYESLNSYIAKTLQTARELKRMRKLHRLAVVILSKEAQPLERYVFELEHRGFVLESDEHMINFEEELRKSLLSLDSRMKDLAPLPDAKEATFKIYLQCTESASAHITAQPRLSSFPFVRVDIASEPVEKSKIELLPVVHTKNVGISIFVEEHKR from the exons ATGGGATCGCCTACGGAAAATATGG AAAGTGACGTCATCATTGAGATGATAGAAATCTACGTCAACGCCATCCTCTACAAACGCAAATTGTACCCGGAAGCCGTGTTTCGGGTGCGTAAAGCGTACAACATTCCCGTCTACATTTCTGTCTATGAATCGCTGAACTCTTACATCGCCAAAACCTTGCAAACGGCCCGTGAATTAAAGCGAATGCGGAAGTTGCACCGCTTGGCCGTTGTGATCTTGTCGAAGGAAGCACAACCGCTGGAGCGCTACGTGTTCGAACTGGAACACCGGGGATTTGTGCTGGAAAGCGATGAACACATGATCAATTTTGAGGAAGAACTTCGAAAATCATTGCTATCGTTGGATTCGCGCATGAAGGACTTGGCACCGTTGCCGGACGCAAAAGAGGCCACGTTCAAGATCTATCTGCAGTGCACcgaatcggcatcggcacaCATTACCGCCCAACCGCGCCTATCGAGTTTTCCGTTCGTAAGAGTCGACATTGCCTCCGAGCCAGTGGAAAAGTCCAAAATCGAGCTGCTGCCCGTTGTGCACACGAAGAATGTCGGTATCAGCATCTTTGTCGAAGAGCATAAGAGATGA